In Ischnura elegans chromosome 6, ioIscEleg1.1, whole genome shotgun sequence, one genomic interval encodes:
- the LOC124161446 gene encoding uncharacterized protein LOC124161446, translating to MVVCSKHFLRSDYILPDVPAKQRHLKKSAIPSLNLPIGSTHDLTVKKPSRQRPLQSLKTLVEHHDIGCGGDVEGETEEHPVISPEEHEAAQVLVSLGETFPAVKASIEVQATPETREFGCQVSKSNRSSFSNQEKVVMTLMKLKLNWSYAVLSVLFGCTATTCIPFQFIILCSFDHYTESTLEQSFLGAFHSEPNPSFWSHLTSPTSSGTYVPPEYFLSN from the exons ATGGTCGTATGCTCCAAGCATTTTTTAAGGAGTGATTACATACTTCCAG ATGTACCGGCGAAGCAGAGGCATCTGAAAAAATCGGCAATCCCTTCCTTAAATCTGCCCATTGGATCTACTCATGACCTGACAGTTAAAAAGCCCTCTCGTCAGAGACCTCTTCAATCTTTGAAg ACTCTTGTTGAGCACCATGACATTGGCTGCGGAGGTGATGTTGAAGGGGAGACAGAAGAGCATCCTGTGATATCACCTGAGGAGCATGAGGCTGCCCAAGTCCTGGTTTCTTTGGGAGAAACCTTCCCTGCTGTTAAGGCTTCCATTGAGGTCCAGGCAACCCCAGAGACAAGAGAATTTGGGTGTCAGGTCTCAA AGAGTAATCGCTCAAGTTTCAGCAACCAGGAGAAGGTTGTAATGACGTTGATGAAGCTGAAACTTAACTGGTCGTATGCAGTCCTCTCGGTGCTTTTTGGCTGTACAGCAACAACTT GCATACCGTTCCAGTTCATAATACTTTGCTCCTTCGACCATTACACGGAGTCCACCCTCGAACAGTCATTCCTTGGGGCCTTCCATTCCGAGCCAAACCCCTCGTTCTGGTCCCATCTCACGTCTCCCACCTCATCTGGTACTTATGTTCCTCCTGAGTACTTCCTCTCCAATTAA